A stretch of Rhododendron vialii isolate Sample 1 chromosome 4a, ASM3025357v1 DNA encodes these proteins:
- the LOC131322525 gene encoding uncharacterized protein LOC131322525, protein MMGRGRGKVKKQATIVAHEVKEEKIPQYKRRGRPQKQVKSDIKEEKGEKLEGEEANGENMTSNISNKEAKNEPAVENGRKRKRYSQGKGNADSVKEENSTGKETSTDGSLKCVGFRQNGSRRKNKPRRAAEVGVEC, encoded by the coding sequence ATGATGGGTAGAGGTAGGGGAAAAGTGAAGAAGCAGGCCACTATTGTTGCTCATGAGGTTAAGGAAGAAAAGATTCCGCAATACAAAAGGAGAGGAAGGCCACAAAAGCAAGTGAAGAGTGACATTAAGGAAGAAAAAGGCGAGAAACTAGAAGGAGAAGAAGCAAATGGGGAGAATATGACAAGCAATATCTCTAACAAAGAAGCAAAAAATGAGCCTGCTGTGGAGAATGGGAGGAAAAGGAAGAGGTATTCACAGGGTAAGGGAAATGCAGATTCTGTCAAAGAGGAAAATAGCACTGGGAAAGAAACTAGCACAGATGGTTCACTCAAGTGTGTTGGGTTCAGACAGAATGGGAGCAGGCGAAAAAATAAGCCTCGGAGAGCCGCTGAAGTTGGCGTGGAGTGCTAA